One Bombina bombina isolate aBomBom1 chromosome 5, aBomBom1.pri, whole genome shotgun sequence DNA segment encodes these proteins:
- the LOC128659833 gene encoding gastrula zinc finger protein XlCGF7.1-like has translation MKEYTQGKSFPLKRDLKTHEMIHTGEKPFTCTECGKSFTEMSRLKTHERIHTGEKPFTCTECGKSFTQKSFLKTHERIHTGEKPFTCTECEKSFTQKRHLKTHERIHTGGKHFTCTECGKSFTRMDRLKTHEMSHTGEKPFTCTECGKSFTGMSSLKTHERSHTGEKPFTCTECGKSFTQMDNLKTHEKIHKGRNLSHI, from the coding sequence ATGAAAGAATACACACAGGGGAAAAGTTTTCCACTAAAGAgagatctgaaaactcatgaaatgattcacacaggggaaaagccgttcacatgtacagagtgtggaaaaagttttacagaaatgagtagactgaaaactcatgaaaggattcacacaggggaaaagcctttcacatgcacagagtgtgggaaaagttttacacaaaagagttttctaaaaactcatgaaaggattcacacaggggaaaagcctttcacatgtacagagtgtgagaaaagttttacacaaaagaggcatctgaaaactcatgaaaggattcacacagggggaaagcatttcacatgtacagagtgtggaaaaagttttacacgaatggatcgtctgaaaactcatgaaatgagtcacacaggagaaaagccattcacatgtacagagtgtggaaaaagttttacaggaaTGAGTAgtttgaaaactcatgaaaggagtcacacaggagaaaagccattcacatgtacagagtgtggaaaaagttttacacaaatggataatcttaaaactcatgaaaagattcacaagggaagaaacctttcacatatttag